A part of Agromyces protaetiae genomic DNA contains:
- a CDS encoding ferrochelatase, with product MAHYDAILLSSFGGPEGQDDVIPFLRNVTAGRGIPDERLEEVAHHYRHFGGVSPINEQNRQLKAALEAELAKRGIDLPVYWGNRNWAPYFGDVVREAEQNGHTELLGLVTSAYTSYSGVGQYREDFEKATAGTSVAIDRVREYFDHPGFVTPFVEGVTDASASLRAEGVAPERTHILYVTHSIPNTAAQASGPEFGEGGAYVAQHLAVASVINETAAPASPWSLVYQSRSGDPRTPWLEPDINDVIADLAAGGLTDAVVIVPFGFVSDHMEVMWDLDNEAVETAGEHGIKVRRVPTPGVHPAYVSGLVDLVLERVNDVPADERPHLTALGPWPDHARVRAGEVVASAEADAR from the coding sequence ATGGCGCACTACGACGCGATCCTGCTGTCGTCGTTCGGCGGCCCCGAGGGGCAAGACGATGTCATCCCGTTCCTGCGGAATGTGACCGCCGGTCGGGGCATCCCCGACGAGCGCCTTGAAGAGGTCGCCCACCACTACCGCCACTTCGGCGGCGTGAGCCCCATCAACGAGCAGAACCGTCAGCTCAAGGCGGCACTCGAGGCCGAGCTCGCGAAGCGCGGCATCGACCTGCCCGTCTACTGGGGAAACCGCAACTGGGCGCCGTACTTCGGCGACGTCGTGCGGGAGGCCGAGCAGAACGGCCACACCGAGCTCCTCGGCCTCGTGACGAGCGCGTACACGTCGTACTCGGGTGTCGGCCAGTACCGCGAGGACTTCGAGAAGGCGACCGCCGGCACGTCGGTCGCGATCGACCGCGTGCGCGAGTACTTCGATCACCCCGGCTTCGTGACGCCCTTCGTCGAGGGCGTGACGGATGCCTCGGCGTCGCTGCGTGCCGAGGGCGTCGCGCCCGAGCGCACGCACATCCTCTACGTCACCCACTCGATCCCGAACACGGCCGCGCAGGCCTCGGGCCCCGAGTTCGGCGAGGGCGGCGCGTACGTCGCGCAGCACCTGGCCGTGGCATCCGTCATCAACGAGACCGCCGCCCCGGCTTCGCCGTGGTCGCTCGTCTACCAGTCGCGCTCGGGCGATCCGCGCACCCCCTGGCTCGAGCCCGACATCAACGACGTGATCGCCGACCTCGCCGCGGGCGGACTCACCGACGCCGTCGTCATCGTGCCGTTCGGCTTCGTGAGCGACCACATGGAGGTCATGTGGGACCTCGACAACGAGGCCGTCGAGACCGCGGGCGAGCACGGCATCAAGGTGCGCCGCGTGCCGACGCCGGGCGTGCACCCCGCCTACGTGTCGGGGCTCGTCGACCTCGTGCTCGAGCGCGTGAACGACGTCCCCGCCGACGAGCGTCCGCACCTCACCGCGCTCGGCCCGTGGCCCGACCACGCTCGCGTGCGCGCGGGCGAGGTCGTGGCGTCCGCGGAGGCCGACGCGCGATGA
- a CDS encoding GntR family transcriptional regulator — translation MSPADPTAVGRVADAVRAEILGGVLAAGTPLREEQTAARFGVSRHTVRAAFRRLVAERLAEEEPYRGVRVAAFDRDRVIALQQLRAALEVEAVRIARERYGPVWPAPVLAPARAALSRLDALAAPSSADTEADDSWLAAELAHAEFHRALVEASASPRIVEAHAALGSELLLFLLHVRPHYSLGELADEHRELLDDVQRRGPDAVREHLLHSLALLVGE, via the coding sequence ATGTCTCCCGCTGACCCTACGGCGGTCGGTCGTGTCGCCGACGCGGTGCGGGCCGAGATCCTCGGCGGCGTGCTCGCCGCAGGCACGCCGCTCCGCGAGGAGCAGACCGCCGCGCGGTTCGGCGTGTCGCGGCACACGGTGCGGGCGGCGTTCCGCCGGCTCGTGGCAGAACGGCTCGCCGAGGAGGAGCCGTACCGGGGCGTCCGGGTCGCGGCGTTCGACCGCGACCGCGTGATCGCGCTGCAGCAGTTGCGGGCGGCGCTCGAGGTCGAGGCCGTGCGCATCGCGCGCGAGCGGTATGGCCCGGTGTGGCCCGCCCCGGTCCTCGCGCCGGCCCGCGCCGCGCTCTCGCGGCTCGACGCGCTCGCGGCGCCTTCGTCGGCAGACACCGAGGCGGATGACTCGTGGCTCGCCGCGGAGCTCGCGCACGCCGAGTTCCACCGGGCGCTCGTCGAGGCATCCGCGAGCCCTCGAATCGTCGAAGCGCACGCCGCGCTCGGCAGCGAACTGCTGCTCTTCCTGCTGCACGTGCGGCCGCACTACAGCCTCGGCGAGCTCGCCGACGAGCACCGGGAGCTGCTCGACGACGTGCAGCGGCGCGGGCCTGACGCCGTGCGCGAGCACCTGCTGCACTCGCTCGCGCTCCTCGTCGGCGAGTGA
- a CDS encoding protoporphyrinogen/coproporphyrinogen oxidase gives MREDRPVGHGPRTGRAAGGCVGRIELAGLSLDTGAESFATRGGTVAELLESIGVSGDDIVTPNPAGAWLAMPDGKGGVKSAPLPKTGVLGIPANPLGEDVRAIIGWRGALRAYTDRLKPILRIGRAHSLGKLVRSRMGKQVLDRLVTPISSGVYSADPMDLDVDVVAPGLNEAMTRQGSLSGGVGELVEARKAGSAVLGVRGGMHRVVDALLTELARFEVSVVTAAEVTSLAAAGDPGAPRWRAVARIAAPETSEDHSVPDAATEPAAAEPTDLVVDARFAIVATPARSSRPLLREAVDGWVDAGDWPEPASVEIVTLVLEAPDLDGAPRGTGLLVAADTTGVGAKAFTHSSAKWAWLAETAAPRHVVRLSYGRAGAPNPLDGLDDDAVADLALADLSKLTGLRLDRSNLIELGRTAWRDALSHAALGQRERVEQLEETLAAVPGLEATGSWLSGTGLASVVPHARAAAARIRHLAVAERTEG, from the coding sequence GTGCGCGAAGATCGGCCTGTCGGTCACGGTCCTCGAACGGGCCGAGCAGCCGGGGGATGCGTCGGCCGCATCGAACTCGCAGGCCTCTCGCTCGACACGGGCGCCGAGTCGTTCGCGACGCGCGGCGGCACCGTCGCCGAACTCCTCGAGTCCATCGGAGTCTCAGGCGACGACATCGTCACGCCGAACCCGGCGGGCGCTTGGCTCGCGATGCCCGACGGCAAGGGCGGCGTGAAGTCGGCGCCGCTGCCGAAGACGGGCGTGCTCGGCATCCCCGCGAACCCGCTCGGCGAGGACGTGCGGGCGATCATCGGCTGGCGCGGCGCGCTCCGCGCGTACACCGACCGGCTGAAGCCCATCCTGCGCATCGGCCGCGCGCACAGCCTCGGCAAGCTCGTGCGTTCGCGCATGGGCAAGCAGGTGCTCGACCGGCTCGTCACCCCCATCTCGTCGGGCGTATACTCGGCCGACCCCATGGATCTCGACGTCGACGTCGTCGCCCCCGGCCTCAACGAGGCGATGACCCGCCAAGGGTCGCTCTCGGGCGGCGTCGGCGAACTCGTCGAGGCGCGCAAGGCCGGCAGCGCCGTGCTCGGCGTCCGCGGCGGCATGCACCGCGTCGTCGATGCGCTGCTCACGGAACTCGCGCGCTTCGAGGTGTCCGTCGTCACCGCTGCCGAGGTGACCTCGCTCGCGGCAGCGGGTGATCCCGGCGCGCCGCGCTGGCGTGCGGTCGCGCGGATCGCGGCGCCCGAGACATCCGAAGATCACAGCGTTCCGGATGCCGCGACCGAGCCCGCTGCGGCCGAGCCGACCGACCTCGTGGTCGACGCGCGCTTCGCGATCGTCGCGACCCCGGCTCGCTCGTCGCGCCCGCTCCTGCGCGAAGCCGTCGACGGCTGGGTCGACGCGGGCGACTGGCCCGAGCCCGCCTCGGTCGAGATCGTGACCCTCGTGCTCGAAGCGCCCGACCTCGACGGCGCGCCGCGCGGTACGGGCCTCCTCGTCGCGGCCGACACGACCGGCGTGGGCGCGAAAGCGTTCACCCATTCCTCGGCGAAGTGGGCGTGGCTCGCCGAGACCGCCGCTCCGCGGCACGTCGTGCGCCTCTCCTACGGGCGCGCGGGCGCCCCGAACCCGCTCGACGGCCTCGACGACGACGCCGTCGCCGACCTCGCCCTCGCCGATCTGTCGAAGCTCACGGGCCTCCGCCTCGACCGGAGCAACCTCATCGAGCTCGGCCGCACCGCCTGGCGCGACGCCCTCTCGCACGCGGCCCTCGGTCAGCGCGAGCGCGTCGAGCAGCTCGAGGAGACGCTCGCCGCCGTGCCGGGCCTCGAGGCGACGGGGTCGTGGCTGTCCGGCACAGGCCTCGCGTCGGTCGTGCCGCACGCCCGCGCCGCGGCTGCGCGCATCCGCCATCTCGCGGTCGCGGAGCGCACCGAGGGCTGA
- the hemL gene encoding glutamate-1-semialdehyde 2,1-aminomutase, translating into MTTNDELFLRAQHAIPGGVNSPVRAFGSVGGTPRFLVSAKGPYVTDAEGREYVDLIAGWGPAILGHADPRVIEAVQDAASRGLSFGASTPAETELAELVEQRVGPVEQLRLVSTGTEATMTAIRLARGFTGRDLLVKFAGHYHGHSDGLLAEAGSGLATFALPGSAGVPAEIAALTLVIPYNDLDAVEVVFAEHGDRIAAVIVEAAAANMGVVPPLPGFNQALVRIARDHGALVISDEVLTGFRVSEAGWWGLEQASAGTDADTSYTPDLQTFGKVIGGGMPVAAVGGRLEIMQRLAPLGPVYQAGTLSGNPVAVAAGIATLNAADASVYAALDRNAGLVASAVTDALAAEGVAHVVQRAGNLFSFMFTEAPVVDYDGAKAQESWRYAPFFHAMLDAGVSLPPSVFEAWFVTAAHDDAAIARIVDALPAAAKAAAAAAPA; encoded by the coding sequence ATGACCACGAACGACGAACTCTTCCTCCGCGCCCAGCACGCGATCCCGGGCGGCGTGAACTCGCCTGTGCGGGCGTTCGGGTCGGTCGGCGGCACGCCGCGCTTCCTCGTGAGCGCGAAGGGCCCGTACGTGACCGACGCCGAGGGTCGCGAGTACGTCGACCTCATCGCGGGGTGGGGCCCGGCGATCCTCGGTCATGCAGACCCTCGCGTCATCGAGGCGGTGCAGGATGCCGCGAGCCGCGGTCTCTCGTTCGGCGCGTCGACTCCCGCCGAGACCGAGCTCGCCGAACTCGTCGAGCAGCGCGTCGGGCCGGTCGAGCAGCTCCGGCTCGTGTCGACGGGCACCGAGGCGACGATGACCGCCATCCGTCTCGCCCGCGGATTCACGGGCCGCGACCTGCTGGTGAAGTTCGCCGGCCACTACCACGGCCACTCCGACGGGCTGCTCGCCGAGGCGGGCTCGGGCCTTGCGACCTTCGCTCTACCGGGGTCGGCGGGCGTGCCGGCCGAGATCGCGGCGCTCACGCTCGTGATCCCCTACAACGACCTCGACGCGGTCGAGGTGGTGTTCGCCGAGCACGGCGATCGCATCGCGGCCGTCATCGTCGAGGCCGCCGCGGCCAACATGGGCGTCGTGCCGCCGCTGCCAGGCTTCAACCAGGCGCTCGTGCGGATCGCGCGCGACCACGGCGCACTCGTCATCTCCGACGAGGTGCTGACGGGCTTCCGCGTCTCCGAGGCCGGGTGGTGGGGTCTCGAACAGGCTTCGGCAGGCACCGACGCCGACACGTCCTACACGCCTGACCTGCAGACGTTCGGCAAGGTCATCGGCGGCGGCATGCCCGTCGCGGCCGTCGGCGGTCGGCTCGAGATCATGCAGCGGCTCGCGCCGCTCGGCCCCGTCTACCAGGCCGGCACGCTGTCGGGCAATCCGGTCGCGGTCGCCGCGGGCATCGCAACGTTGAACGCGGCGGATGCCTCGGTGTACGCCGCGCTCGACCGCAACGCCGGGCTCGTGGCATCCGCCGTCACCGACGCGCTCGCCGCCGAGGGCGTCGCGCACGTCGTCCAGCGCGCCGGCAACCTCTTCAGCTTCATGTTCACCGAGGCCCCTGTGGTCGACTACGACGGGGCGAAGGCGCAGGAGTCCTGGCGGTACGCGCCGTTCTTCCACGCCATGCTCGACGCGGGGGTGTCGCTCCCGCCGAGCGTCTTCGAGGCGTGGTTCGTGACCGCCGCCCACGACGACGCGGCGATCGCGCGCATCGTCGACGCGCTCCCGGCGGCCGCGAAGGCGGCGGCTGCGGCGGCGCCCGCCTGA
- a CDS encoding Ig-like domain-containing protein, producing the protein MPKITRPACLAAAAFTVPILFLGTASPAFASTGNAPTVSSPIVAGSVLRGAKVFQVPVTDVDHDVSYTYIELNRGTGKVWVTDNTKSPNSWNSGYAPQLAVDLSQYPDGVYGLKFGATDKTGLSSGSQYIPFTIDNTAPSVVITAPATGAVVRGILDVHVALSDANLRSYNLRIDGSGVFYAYQAQNGDQAVQTINTAKLADGEHTLLATATDAAGNKTETKLKFVVDNTAPGVTIVTPTNGTPLARKVDINVDLQDANLKSYNLRLDSDGLAYAFQAQNGAQPVFTWDTTTVADGPHTILATATDAAGNKTETKLKVIVDNTRPELTAGSPAPFKSSSEAQVVLHAEDANGLTGATVNVYRDGVLVKPLGSKQAGGATVFDGTWTIPANSLTEGEYTFKAGITDTAGNNRTVQGAFVVDDTRPELTAISPAPFKSSVGASVSVTAHDDHGLTGAVVNVYRDGVLVTSLGQQSAGGANDFASAWTIPANSLTEGSYTYKAGITDVAGNNRTVQGAFDVDNTRPVITVSSPEDGAQFTADALPVVHVTATDAHALGSVVVNLYRDGVLLKSLGSKPSTDNAFDGEWTLPTDLAPGSYSIRTGVNDVAGNNQTVTRSFTVVAPPVEEALPPVDESDATDGDETGTGDKGSKGSVGEGESNTPDDQGTPAGESDSEEPVENGDGQQGDQQVGSGDQGDDEGAGQQGGRPDGSGQGEGDKNALKGDDGSDDSITPLAVISDGAGEPTVSSASASATEVEALAAPAALASTGVDAAPLAWSAGAVALLGGAFAVFFGRRRERREH; encoded by the coding sequence ATGCCCAAGATCACCCGTCCGGCGTGCCTCGCGGCCGCGGCGTTCACCGTCCCGATCCTCTTCCTCGGCACCGCGTCCCCCGCCTTCGCGAGCACCGGTAACGCCCCGACCGTGTCGTCCCCCATCGTCGCGGGCTCGGTGCTGCGCGGGGCCAAGGTCTTCCAGGTCCCCGTCACGGACGTCGATCACGACGTCTCGTACACCTACATCGAGCTCAACCGCGGCACCGGCAAGGTCTGGGTCACCGACAACACCAAGTCCCCGAACTCGTGGAACTCGGGCTACGCCCCGCAACTCGCCGTCGACCTCTCGCAGTACCCCGACGGCGTCTACGGCCTCAAGTTCGGCGCGACCGACAAGACCGGCCTGTCGAGCGGCTCGCAGTACATCCCGTTCACGATCGACAACACCGCACCGAGCGTCGTCATCACGGCACCGGCGACGGGAGCGGTCGTCCGCGGCATCCTCGACGTCCACGTCGCCCTGAGCGACGCGAACCTCAGGAGCTACAACCTGCGCATCGACGGCTCGGGAGTCTTCTACGCCTACCAGGCGCAGAACGGCGACCAGGCCGTGCAGACCATCAACACGGCGAAGCTCGCCGACGGCGAGCACACGCTCCTCGCCACCGCGACCGACGCCGCCGGCAACAAGACCGAGACGAAGCTCAAGTTCGTCGTCGACAACACCGCTCCCGGCGTCACGATCGTCACTCCGACCAACGGCACGCCGCTCGCGCGCAAGGTCGACATCAACGTCGACCTCCAGGACGCGAACCTCAAGAGCTACAACCTGCGCCTCGACAGCGACGGACTCGCCTACGCCTTCCAGGCGCAGAACGGCGCACAGCCCGTCTTCACGTGGGACACCACGACCGTCGCCGACGGCCCCCACACGATCCTCGCGACCGCGACCGACGCCGCCGGCAACAAGACCGAGACGAAACTCAAGGTCATCGTCGACAACACCCGCCCCGAGCTCACGGCCGGCTCGCCCGCGCCGTTCAAGAGCAGCAGCGAGGCGCAGGTCGTCCTCCACGCCGAAGACGCCAACGGCCTCACGGGCGCGACCGTCAACGTGTACCGCGACGGCGTGCTCGTGAAGCCCCTCGGCTCGAAGCAGGCGGGCGGCGCGACCGTCTTCGACGGCACCTGGACGATCCCCGCGAACTCGCTCACCGAAGGCGAGTACACCTTCAAGGCCGGCATCACCGACACGGCCGGCAACAACCGCACCGTCCAGGGCGCGTTCGTCGTCGACGACACCCGCCCCGAGCTCACGGCGATCTCGCCCGCGCCGTTCAAGAGCAGCGTCGGCGCAAGCGTCTCGGTCACGGCCCACGACGACCACGGCCTCACGGGCGCCGTCGTGAACGTCTACCGCGACGGCGTGCTCGTGACCTCGCTCGGCCAGCAGTCGGCCGGCGGCGCGAACGACTTCGCCTCCGCCTGGACGATCCCCGCGAACTCGCTCACCGAGGGCTCCTACACGTACAAGGCCGGCATCACGGATGTCGCGGGCAACAACCGCACCGTCCAAGGCGCCTTCGACGTCGACAACACGCGCCCCGTGATCACCGTCTCCTCGCCCGAGGACGGCGCGCAGTTCACGGCCGACGCGCTCCCCGTGGTGCACGTCACCGCGACCGACGCGCACGCGCTCGGCTCGGTCGTCGTGAACCTCTACCGCGACGGCGTCCTGCTGAAGTCCCTCGGCTCGAAGCCCTCGACGGACAACGCGTTCGACGGCGAATGGACGCTTCCGACCGACCTCGCGCCCGGGAGCTACTCGATCCGCACGGGCGTCAACGACGTCGCGGGCAACAACCAGACCGTGACGCGCAGCTTCACGGTCGTCGCGCCCCCCGTCGAAGAGGCGCTTCCGCCGGTCGACGAGAGCGACGCGACCGACGGCGACGAGACGGGAACGGGCGATAAGGGCTCGAAGGGCTCCGTCGGCGAGGGCGAGTCGAACACGCCCGACGACCAGGGCACGCCTGCCGGCGAAAGCGACTCCGAGGAGCCGGTCGAGAACGGCGACGGCCAGCAGGGCGACCAGCAGGTCGGCTCGGGCGACCAGGGCGACGACGAAGGCGCCGGCCAGCAGGGCGGCCGGCCGGATGGCTCGGGGCAGGGCGAAGGCGACAAGAACGCGCTCAAGGGCGACGACGGCTCGGATGACTCGATCACCCCGCTCGCAGTGATTTCGGACGGCGCCGGCGAGCCGACCGTCTCGTCGGCGTCGGCGTCGGCGACCGAGGTCGAAGCCCTCGCCGCACCCGCTGCCCTCGCCTCGACGGGTGTCGACGCAGCGCCCCTCGCCTGGTCGGCCGGTGCGGTCGCGCTCCTCGGCGGCGCGTTCGCGGTGTTCTTCGGACGCCGTCGCGAGCGTCGCGAGCACTGA
- a CDS encoding phage holin family protein, whose translation MSAEREDERSLFTLIGQLPDTVSNLVRAEVDQAKAELGYKAKHFGIGSGFFVAVLVLLPFLFFCLLAAAIFALALVMPAWAAALVVAGAILLVMAGLVGIGLLNFKRGAEPLESIESLKSDLDALKGTGDYDRRY comes from the coding sequence ATGTCCGCAGAACGCGAAGACGAACGCTCGCTGTTCACCCTGATCGGCCAACTGCCCGACACGGTGTCGAATCTCGTGCGAGCCGAGGTCGACCAGGCGAAAGCCGAACTCGGCTACAAGGCGAAGCACTTCGGCATCGGCTCGGGGTTCTTCGTCGCCGTGCTCGTGCTGCTGCCGTTCCTGTTCTTCTGCCTGCTGGCGGCCGCGATCTTCGCACTCGCGCTCGTCATGCCCGCGTGGGCGGCGGCACTCGTCGTCGCGGGAGCGATCCTCCTCGTCATGGCGGGCCTCGTCGGCATCGGCCTGCTCAACTTCAAGCGCGGCGCCGAGCCGCTCGAATCGATCGAGAGCCTCAAGTCCGACCTCGACGCGCTCAAGGGAACGGGTGACTATGACCGCCGGTACTGA
- a CDS encoding uroporphyrinogen-III synthase, whose protein sequence is MTGAINLPDFADGKPLTGWRVLVPRGGPWGDSVAASLRARGASPVIAPMINFAPTDDQPALEAALTKLAEGQFDWVTVTSATTVDVLSTYNAVIPATTKVAAVGETTAAALVAAGYKADIVPSEDNSAKGLLEEWEAATEGARGLRVLALRSAIAKQVLSIGLAEAGHHVEAVVAYRTVGVPAAQKVVDDVRAGRVQAVLVTSGSVAEQVQQQLGPIPESTLVAAIGPQTQKDAAAVGLRVDVVADERTAESLIDAVVNAALASA, encoded by the coding sequence ATGACGGGCGCGATCAACCTGCCAGATTTCGCCGACGGCAAGCCCCTGACCGGATGGCGCGTCCTCGTGCCGCGCGGCGGCCCCTGGGGTGACAGCGTGGCGGCTTCGCTCCGCGCGCGCGGCGCATCGCCGGTCATCGCGCCGATGATCAACTTCGCACCGACCGACGACCAGCCCGCCCTCGAGGCCGCGCTCACGAAGCTCGCCGAGGGCCAGTTCGACTGGGTCACCGTCACGAGCGCGACGACGGTCGACGTGCTCTCGACCTACAACGCCGTCATCCCCGCGACCACGAAGGTCGCCGCCGTCGGCGAGACCACGGCTGCGGCGCTCGTCGCCGCAGGCTACAAGGCCGACATCGTGCCGAGCGAAGACAATTCGGCCAAAGGCCTCCTCGAGGAGTGGGAGGCCGCGACCGAGGGTGCGCGGGGGCTTCGCGTGCTCGCGTTGCGATCGGCGATCGCCAAGCAGGTGCTCTCGATCGGCCTCGCCGAGGCGGGCCACCACGTCGAGGCCGTCGTCGCCTATCGCACCGTCGGCGTCCCCGCCGCGCAGAAGGTCGTCGACGATGTGCGGGCCGGGCGCGTGCAGGCCGTGCTCGTGACCTCGGGCAGCGTCGCCGAGCAGGTGCAGCAGCAGCTCGGACCGATCCCCGAGTCGACGCTCGTCGCCGCGATCGGCCCGCAGACGCAGAAGGATGCTGCGGCCGTCGGCCTCCGGGTCGATGTCGTCGCCGACGAGCGCACCGCCGAGTCGCTCATCGACGCGGTCGTGAACGCGGCGCTCGCGAGCGCGTAG
- a CDS encoding DUF3618 domain-containing protein yields MTAGTDRPESNRDRKTRERNLTRVQARAASQQARAEFAATLNALEDKLNVPKQVGKRVDRAKATARSFYDEQPGTAIAAGVAVALAIGGIVWLVVRNATKP; encoded by the coding sequence ATGACCGCCGGTACTGACCGACCCGAGTCGAACCGCGACCGCAAGACGCGCGAGCGCAACCTCACCCGCGTGCAGGCCCGTGCGGCGTCGCAGCAGGCCCGCGCCGAGTTCGCGGCGACCCTCAACGCCCTCGAAGACAAGCTCAATGTGCCCAAGCAGGTCGGCAAGCGCGTCGACCGCGCCAAGGCGACGGCGCGCTCGTTCTACGACGAGCAGCCCGGCACGGCGATCGCCGCGGGCGTCGCCGTCGCGCTCGCGATCGGCGGGATCGTCTGGCTCGTCGTGCGCAACGCGACGAAGCCGTAA
- the hemQ gene encoding hydrogen peroxide-dependent heme synthase, with product MSSPAAEAAAAAPANESDDERTPEGFTLFAVLRRDPARPDDLDGHDVPRFVAELDDTVHVVENEGVVVRGFYDVSGLRADADVMIWLHGPTAEGLQWALRELRRARLFRALLPTWNAMGVHRDAEFNKRHIPGFLRGIEPKDWLTVYPFNRSYDWYILDPAERARMLAEHGRKGAAFRGVLANTVSAFALGDYEWLLPLEADELTDLVDMMRELRATDARLHVREEVPFFTGRRIATAEIVEVLQ from the coding sequence ATGTCTTCCCCCGCTGCCGAAGCGGCAGCCGCTGCGCCTGCGAACGAATCCGACGACGAGCGCACGCCCGAGGGTTTCACCCTCTTCGCCGTGCTCCGCCGCGACCCGGCCCGACCCGACGACCTCGACGGTCACGACGTGCCCCGGTTCGTCGCCGAACTCGACGACACCGTGCACGTCGTCGAGAACGAAGGCGTCGTCGTGCGCGGCTTCTACGACGTGTCGGGGCTGCGCGCCGACGCCGACGTCATGATCTGGCTCCACGGCCCGACGGCCGAGGGGCTGCAGTGGGCGCTCCGCGAGCTGCGGCGGGCGCGCCTGTTCCGCGCGCTCCTGCCGACGTGGAACGCGATGGGCGTGCACCGCGACGCCGAGTTCAACAAGCGTCACATCCCGGGCTTCCTGCGCGGCATCGAGCCGAAGGACTGGCTCACCGTCTACCCGTTCAACCGGTCGTACGACTGGTACATCCTCGACCCGGCCGAGCGTGCCCGCATGCTCGCCGAGCACGGCCGCAAGGGCGCCGCGTTCCGCGGCGTGCTCGCGAACACCGTCTCGGCCTTCGCCCTGGGCGACTACGAGTGGCTGCTGCCGCTCGAAGCCGACGAGCTCACCGACCTCGTCGACATGATGCGCGAGCTTCGCGCGACCGACGCGCGCCTGCACGTGCGCGAAGAGGTTCCGTTCTTCACCGGTCGCCGCATCGCGACCGCCGAAATCGTGGAGGTTCTGCAGTAA
- the hemB gene encoding porphobilinogen synthase: MSDSPFRPTRPRRLRETPALRRLVSETRLDPADLVLPVFVREGAGGPLPISSMPGVVQHSLDSLKGAIAEAAEAGVGGVMLFGVPEVRDAIGSGATDPDGILNVATRVAVEAAGGALVVQTDLCLDEFTDHGHCGVLDALGRVDNDATLERYRDMALAQAAAGSELLGLSGMMDGQVAAVREALDDAGFLNTAILAYSAKYASAYYGPFRDAVESQLQGDRRTYQLDPGNRREGLREAIIDIEEGADVVMVKPAGSYLDVLADVSAASEVPVWAYQVSGEYSMIEAAAAHGWIDRKRAVIESVRSIKRAGADAVLTYWATELAKWIRAGEAA; encoded by the coding sequence GTGAGCGATTCGCCCTTCCGTCCGACCCGCCCCCGCCGACTCCGTGAGACCCCGGCTCTTCGTCGCCTCGTCTCCGAGACGCGGCTCGACCCCGCCGACCTCGTGCTGCCGGTCTTCGTGCGCGAGGGGGCCGGCGGCCCGCTGCCGATCTCGTCGATGCCGGGCGTCGTGCAGCACTCGCTCGACAGCCTGAAGGGCGCGATCGCCGAGGCCGCCGAGGCGGGCGTCGGCGGCGTCATGCTCTTCGGCGTGCCCGAGGTGCGCGACGCGATCGGGTCGGGCGCGACCGACCCAGACGGCATCCTCAACGTCGCGACGCGCGTCGCGGTCGAGGCAGCGGGCGGCGCGCTCGTCGTGCAGACCGACCTGTGCCTCGACGAGTTCACCGACCACGGGCACTGCGGCGTGCTCGACGCGCTCGGCCGCGTCGACAACGACGCGACGCTCGAGCGGTATCGCGACATGGCGCTCGCGCAGGCCGCGGCGGGCTCCGAGCTGCTGGGCCTCAGCGGCATGATGGACGGCCAGGTGGCCGCCGTGCGCGAAGCGCTCGACGACGCGGGCTTCCTGAACACGGCGATCCTCGCCTACTCGGCGAAGTACGCGTCGGCCTACTACGGCCCGTTCCGCGACGCCGTCGAGTCGCAGCTGCAGGGCGACCGCCGCACGTACCAGCTCGACCCCGGCAACCGCCGCGAGGGGCTGCGCGAGGCGATCATCGACATCGAGGAGGGCGCCGACGTCGTCATGGTGAAGCCCGCGGGCTCCTACCTCGACGTCCTGGCGGATGTCTCCGCGGCGTCCGAAGTGCCCGTCTGGGCCTACCAGGTCTCGGGCGAGTACTCGATGATCGAGGCCGCCGCCGCGCACGGCTGGATCGACCGCAAGCGTGCGGTGATCGAGTCGGTGCGGAGCATCAAGCGCGCGGGCGCCGACGCCGTGCTCACGTACTGGGCGACCGAGCTCGCGAAGTGGATCCGGGCGGGGGAGGCGGCATGA
- a CDS encoding YtxH domain-containing protein, whose amino-acid sequence MKGKILFVVGLGVGYVLGTRAGRERYNQIERAAKSVWNQPVVQQGVDQVKDFAKARVGDLGDKALDAAKSFIGNATKASGASGKDVSNVAKSARDTVAKGANAAKSAVDAAAEKLDEVIDKTADAASDAAKSSDS is encoded by the coding sequence ATGAAGGGCAAGATCCTCTTCGTCGTCGGGCTCGGGGTCGGGTACGTGCTCGGCACGCGCGCGGGCCGCGAGCGGTACAACCAGATCGAGCGCGCCGCCAAGAGCGTCTGGAACCAGCCGGTCGTGCAGCAGGGGGTCGATCAGGTCAAAGACTTCGCGAAGGCACGCGTCGGCGACCTGGGCGACAAGGCGCTCGACGCCGCCAAGTCGTTCATCGGCAACGCGACGAAGGCGTCGGGGGCGTCCGGCAAGGATGTCTCGAACGTCGCGAAGTCCGCCCGCGACACCGTCGCGAAGGGCGCGAACGCCGCGAAGAGCGCCGTCGACGCCGCCGCCGAGAAACTCGACGAGGTCATCGACAAGACCGCCGACGCGGCATCCGACGCCGCGAAGTCGTCCGACTCCTGA